TGTAAATCAAAAATTTATGCCGGGGCCTTTGATTTTTTTGATCATGGAATAATGATTATTGAAGTAATCAGACACGGATTGAATAGACATCGGTGTTAATCCGTGTGAATCCGTGTCTTTTTTTATACATGACCGGGGGAAGAGAATGACGGGCAAGGGAAATCGAAAAAGCGGCTGTTCGTTTTTGTTGTCGAGGTGACTGTATGAAGTAAAAAACGCGGGGCGATCTGTAGTTTATCAAAAAATATTATAACGGCAGCGGTGGCATCCGTCATCGTCCCGGATACAAGGCTTGTCAAAGAAGGCTGTTTCCCGGCAAACCTTTTGCATACTTGTATGAGAAAAGGGAATCTCTCATAAAGCGCACCAAAGGACACGGAGGAAAAAAAATTAAATTCTTTCTCTGTGATCTCCGCGGACTCTGTGAGAAATTTTCTTAATGCTAATCATACAGAAATCTTATAAAGTTTAAAAAAAGCCTGACGGCGCTTCCGCCCCGTCAGGCTTTCCGTTATAAGGTAGTTACCGTTACTTCGTCGCGTAATGCATCAGCCAGCAGTCGTCTTCATCCGCTTCATTATGAAGGTAGAGAACATGCACCTGACCGGGGTACTTGCTCGCACTTCCCCTGTCGAAATAGGTGATCCCTTCGAGTTCGCTGTCTCTTTTCCACCCGTCCCCGTAGTCGGGATCGTATTTGATATTGGCACGCCATTTGGCCGTCCCTTTTCTTCCCGTTATTTTGAAGATATAGAATCCCGTGTACGCGCTGTCTTCATCGCTTTTGTGGTCCAGGACATAGTAGAACAGTCCGTCGGGTCCGAACTCGCCGCCCTGGTTCCAGACACCGTTCCACCAGGACCCGTCGCTGTGCCCCAGACTTCCGAAGTCGAGACTGACGGAAAACAGATACGTAAGCGTTGCGCCCGCGTAGGGGATGCTGCTGTCATACACCTTGAGTACCTTATAGTCGTCGGTGGAATAAATCAGGCCGTTTACCGGATTGATCGCGACCCAGGCCGCCTTTGCCTGAATGTTTGTGGGAAAATACGCATAGGTTTGATACCGAAGCAGATAATCGTATACCACCACCACGGAGGCTTTACTCGAATCCTTTTTATAATGCGGGACGTAAAGACGTCCGTCATAATAGGCGAGATCCCCGAAATGGTTGTAGTCGTCGATTGCGGACGGGAGACTGCCCGCGCTGGTACTTCCATGAACATAGGTGATGTCGTTTTGATTGCACCGGTATATCCTCGTCCTGTTGCAGATATACCAGTAGGAACCATTGTTGGCTATCCCCTGTACTTCATTCACATTCACATCGCCGCCGAACTCGGAATCTTTCGGTTCGGATTTGATATAGTCCAGTTTCGACGGAATGGTGATTTTCTTCCGCACTTCCATTGAACTGACCCTGTTGTCCCAGTTCATGTCCCCGCTCATTGTTATGTTTTTCAGGTTCCAGAAATGGGACGGCGATGAGTTTTCCGTCAACAGCCTGTAATCCCCCTTGTAGTCGGCATAACGGTAAATGATCGCTTCCCTGTTCTCGGGCACATGGATACTCGATATGGAATCCGTGATCCGGGTGCCGTCGCTCCACGTCTCGTGCATCGTCTGCGCGGAATAATAATAGTACTCGACGGGGGTCCCCATCCCCGTGTTTTTGTACGCCTTTACGGGAACCAGGTTCAGCCGCGAGTCTTTTACATATTCCGTCGCGCCCTGCCCCCCTTCATCGACGGACTCGCCCGGCTTTGCGGGTATTCGGGCGCCCGTATCGTTCCGGGCAACATCCATATCGCAGCCCGAAATAAAAACAACGAGTGCCGTAATTGAAACAGTTAAAATAATCGATGCCTTTCTCATTGCTTCTTCCTCCTTTAAAAAAAGTAACCCTTCCGGTTATTTGTTGAGAATGAACTTGACCGCGTATCCGATGATCCGGATGGTATCCGCGCAATCGGCGATCGCATAATGGTCGATGATATGCCGGTAGTAATACCCCGCGTCGGTGAACATGTATCCCCGCGGCCAGTGGCTGCGCTGGAAAATATTGTAGAACTCCAGTCTTCCGTTGATAATCATATCGTTCCATGCCGACTGCCAGGCCAGGTCGTAATTACCGTTCCAGTCGGAACTGTGGCATCTGAACTTGACGTAGTCGTACCAGTAATTACACCGTCCCTCGTCACCCGGCGCGCCGGGTTCATGGGGATCGACGAGGACCACGGCGACCCGCGCGAAATCGTCGAAAAAGGGTTCGTTCTTCGCGATCATCCTGTAGGTTTTCGCGCCGCCCAGGCTTTTCCCGATCAAAAGACAGATAAGCTGCGATTTGGACACCCCGTAAGCGTTCACCATATCGTTCACCCTGTTCTTCGCGTCCCCGATGTCGTATCCGCCTGACAGCCAGTACTTCCGCCAGGCACTCCAGCCCGATACATTGTCCATGGCCGCGTAAAACGCCCGGTCGATTCTCTTTTCATTCGCCGCCCCGTCCCATACGAGGGCGACTATTTTCGTGGGGGTCGAGCCCCTTGTTCCGGAAACGATTTGGCTTTGTCCGCTGTCTTCCTCCGCAATTGAAGGCCCCTCGGTTTCGACCGCGGTATCCTTTTTTGCCGGACTGTCTTCCGTGACATCACAGCCGGCCGCCGCAAAAAACAGAACCAGCAGGGCACATAAAAAAGGACTCACCGTTTTGAACATCGTCACTTTCATCCTTGTTTCTCCTTCTATTGATAAAATTAAAAATACATACATAAAAACTATGACATAGTTTTATAGACCGATGTAAAACGTAACACACATTTATATCGTTCCGCCATATCTGGAAATGCGACAAATGATGCGACGGGGATCAGGACAATGCTTCGAAAAGCTGGGCCGTCGAATTGATATCGAGTTTTTTGTGGATTCTGCGAACGTATGTCCGCACGGAGTTGATCGAGACGTGCAGGTTCGCCGCGATCTCTTTATAAAGGAGTCCCTGTTTCAGCATGGCAATGACCCGTATTTCCTGGTCGGAAATGCCGAGACGGGTATAGACATGCCCTTTGACCGTCTGAAAGGATTCGTCGACCTGCTTTTGCAGCCTGTCTTTAATATGCCGGTCCACCCTTTTTTTCACTTCTTCCAGGTTCTTTTCACTCAATGCCCTGCGCATCCTGATAAGCGAGGCGATTTTGTATCGCAATTCATCGACGGAAAACGGCTTGATGATGTAATCCACCGCGCCGTCGGCGAGGCATTGGAGTTTGGTCTGGTGCGACGACTGGGCCGTCAGGAAAATAAAGGGGACGGAGCAATATGCGGTATTCTCGTTTATTTTTGTCCGGAAGGTCTGCCCGTCCATTTCGTCCATCATGATGTCCGAAATGATGATATCAGGGGGGCTTTCCATCCGGCCGATTTCCTCCAATCCCTCTTTCCCGTTTCGCGCGCAGGCGACATTGTATTCATTGTTCAGTTTTTGCACAAGAAACGAAAGCAGGTCTTCATTATCCTCGACAAGCAATACCGTTGGCCGCTCGCCGTTTGACCGGGAATCCCCGGTCACCGGTCTGTCTTCCGGCGCCCCCGCATCGCTGCCGGTTATCGCGCCGGTCGAAACCGTATCGGTTTCCTTTTTTTCATACGGCCGGAAACCGATGGCGATGCGTGTTCCCTCGTTCTCTTTACTTTCCAGTGAAATACCGGCGCCGATATCATCGCATATCTCCTTGACGATCGCCAGCCCCATGCCCAGTCCCTGAATATTACGTTTCTTGTGGGATATCTGGTAATAAGGCCTGAAGACATGTTCGATGACTTCGGCTGGAATACCGAGCCCGGTATCGGATACCTCGAGCACAATGGCACGAGATGTCCGGGAGAGGGAAATGGAAACCCTTCCCCCGGGGTTATTGTATTTTATCGAATTCTCGATGAGATTGTTAGCTATCCTGTCGAATGCAAACGGATCGATTTTCGTATAAAGGGCTTCAGGGGCCGCCGTAACCTCGAGACGAATACCCTTGCTGCCGGCGGAACGGCTGAAAAGGGAAACAGACTGTTTCAGCATGCCGGAGACATCGACAATCTGTTCGTGATTATAAAAAAATCTTCCGGATTCCAGTTTGTGGAGGTCCAGAAAATTGACGATATCCCTTTTCATTTTCTCGAGGCCCGTCCTGATAAGGGAAATCTCTTCCGGTCTTTCATATGATTTGTAAAACTCGGAAAAAACGTTCGAGACAATGGTGAGCGGGGTCTTAATTTCATGGGCGATATTGATAAAAAAGGTTTCCTTCTGTTCCTTCGCCTCCTTGAGCTGGCGCGTCCGTTCCTGGACTTTCTGTTCGAGTGAGTTTTTGAGTACCAGAAGCTCCCTGTGCTCTTTATTGAAATTGTTCGTCAGGCTCCAGGAAAAAGAGAATGTCATGACAATGAAAAACATCCGGATAATCATGGAAGGGACCATCTCGAGAGAGACGGCGAGTATCAGTGTATGGAACAAGAGCAGACCGGAAAGCAGAATATAACCGATCAGAATGATCAGTTCATTCCTGTCCCTGATATTTTTTTTGAGAACGAGTGAATGGAGGATGATGCCGATGTAGATCAGCATCGCCGCGGAAAGCATCGAGTAAAGCCCGCGGAGAAAACCGACATGCTTGATTATCCCGAAAAGCAGAATGAACGCGGTTCCTAAAACAAAAAGTACGGAAGAAAGAATAATCGATTTCTTCCCGGTTTTCTTCAGATCGAAAATGGTATGCGGAAGATAGATAAAAATCATCGCAAAAACAATACAGGTGCCTGAATAGACCAGATGAAAAAGGGAAAACCGGTAATACGGGGTATATTGATAGATGGAGTTCCAGTAGAGAAAGAAACTGTAACACAGGCAAAACAACGCGAACAACAAATTGCTCAAATCACGCCTCCTGCCGGAAAATATGAGGAGGTGGTATATTGCAAGTGCGATATAGATGCCGATAAAAAATAATGCCATATTCATACAAAAACCTGTTCCGTTTTAGTGTAAAAATATTAAAAAAATTATTATGCCATTGTAGTATGTGCCTGTAAAATACTTATTTTTTATTTAATTTACCTGTTTTTAATCAATAAAAACAAATGGTTGTCGGTACACCAATGAATGTATACAATGGTATAGCATACATTATTATCAATGAAAAGCAGGATAACCGGTTTTATCGCACCCGTTCAAGAACAGTCTTCGGGGTTATCTGATGAACCTTCCCGTTTCCCGATACGGCCTTTTTTGTCCAAACGGCATAGACGATATCCTTTTTGTTATCGCCTGCCAGATACCGTGCCTTTTGTTCAAGGGATGTCTCAATTGAGGCAATATCCGGCGAATCCGCCCATTTCACTTCTCCGATCAACAGACTTTTATTATCCAATGATTCCGCAACAATATCTATCTCGATCGGATTTTTATCGGGGGCCTTGCCCCACCACCGCGCCGCGACGTTCCATTCAATCCCTCCGATGTCGAGGCGGGGCACCGAGTCCCTGGCAATATCCTCCCAGACACCCCCGATATGATGGTTTATATCCTTTTGTATTTT
This window of the Spirochaetales bacterium genome carries:
- a CDS encoding response regulator, yielding MNMALFFIGIYIALAIYHLLIFSGRRRDLSNLLFALFCLCYSFFLYWNSIYQYTPYYRFSLFHLVYSGTCIVFAMIFIYLPHTIFDLKKTGKKSIILSSVLFVLGTAFILLFGIIKHVGFLRGLYSMLSAAMLIYIGIILHSLVLKKNIRDRNELIILIGYILLSGLLLFHTLILAVSLEMVPSMIIRMFFIVMTFSFSWSLTNNFNKEHRELLVLKNSLEQKVQERTRQLKEAKEQKETFFINIAHEIKTPLTIVSNVFSEFYKSYERPEEISLIRTGLEKMKRDIVNFLDLHKLESGRFFYNHEQIVDVSGMLKQSVSLFSRSAGSKGIRLEVTAAPEALYTKIDPFAFDRIANNLIENSIKYNNPGGRVSISLSRTSRAIVLEVSDTGLGIPAEVIEHVFRPYYQISHKKRNIQGLGMGLAIVKEICDDIGAGISLESKENEGTRIAIGFRPYEKKETDTVSTGAITGSDAGAPEDRPVTGDSRSNGERPTVLLVEDNEDLLSFLVQKLNNEYNVACARNGKEGLEEIGRMESPPDIIISDIMMDEMDGQTFRTKINENTAYCSVPFIFLTAQSSHQTKLQCLADGAVDYIIKPFSVDELRYKIASLIRMRRALSEKNLEEVKKRVDRHIKDRLQKQVDESFQTVKGHVYTRLGISDQEIRVIAMLKQGLLYKEIAANLHVSINSVRTYVRRIHKKLDINSTAQLFEALS